A genomic segment from [Flavobacterium] thermophilum encodes:
- the yocH_1 gene encoding Cell wall-binding protein yocH precursor yields the protein MDRFRQFARRTAMTVLFFLALTATFQSVSGVEAETVLRSLSSALLVEHEPSGGTNGRPKSGSRSAPRLEDQFDWSKYPSVEVVATGYTAGVESTGKTPDHPEYGITYSGVRVKRDLYSTIAADLSIFPIGTILFIPGYGFGVVADKGGAIKGHRIDLYYETVEDVYKYWGKRKVQVYVIQKGDGKLSEEELTRLNEDETMQVFRQQYLESKS from the coding sequence TTGGATAGGTTCAGGCAGTTTGCACGCCGGACCGCGATGACGGTGTTATTTTTCCTGGCGCTCACCGCGACGTTCCAGTCTGTTTCCGGAGTCGAGGCGGAAACGGTTCTCCGCTCCTTGTCGAGCGCATTATTGGTCGAGCATGAGCCGAGTGGCGGGACAAACGGCCGCCCGAAAAGCGGCAGTCGCTCCGCCCCGCGGCTTGAGGATCAGTTTGACTGGTCGAAATACCCGTCTGTCGAAGTGGTGGCGACCGGCTATACGGCTGGGGTCGAATCAACCGGGAAAACGCCCGATCATCCGGAGTATGGCATTACGTACTCCGGCGTGCGCGTGAAGCGCGATCTTTACTCGACGATCGCCGCCGATTTGTCCATCTTTCCGATCGGCACGATTTTGTTCATCCCCGGGTACGGGTTCGGCGTTGTGGCCGACAAAGGCGGGGCGATCAAAGGCCATCGCATTGACTTATATTATGAAACGGTCGAAGATGTCTATAAATATTGGGGAAAAAGGAAAGTGCAAGTTTACGTTATCCAAAAAGGGGATGGCAAGCTGTCGGAGGAAGAATTGACGCGGTTGAACGAGGATGAAACGATGCAAGTGTTCCGGCAGCAATATTTGGAATCGAAAAGCTGA
- the nudJ gene encoding Phosphatase nudJ translates to MDHKRGNVWIASAGLVINEAGEWLVVKKAYSGLKGKWSLPAGFVKPGEMLDEAAVREVKEETGIDAEPVAFLGLRTGVIDGEISDNLAMFLLRPLSDAITVQAGELSAAAFLSKAALRDDPDTSGLLRYLLALEPLVSLPPHNGLNPGNPFGYTKYRLYLKSSKS, encoded by the coding sequence ATGGACCACAAACGCGGAAACGTATGGATTGCCTCGGCCGGGCTTGTGATCAACGAAGCGGGCGAATGGCTTGTCGTCAAGAAAGCCTACAGCGGGCTGAAAGGCAAATGGTCGCTGCCGGCTGGATTCGTCAAGCCGGGGGAGATGCTTGACGAGGCGGCCGTCCGCGAAGTGAAAGAGGAGACGGGAATCGACGCCGAGCCGGTCGCGTTTCTCGGCTTGCGCACCGGGGTCATCGACGGAGAGATCAGCGACAATTTGGCGATGTTTCTTCTCCGCCCATTGTCGGACGCCATTACCGTGCAGGCGGGCGAATTGTCGGCCGCTGCTTTTTTAAGCAAGGCGGCGCTCCGCGACGACCCGGACACGTCCGGGCTGCTTCGCTATTTATTGGCGCTTGAGCCGCTCGTCTCCCTTCCCCCGCATAACGGGCTGAACCCGGGTAATCCGTTTGGGTACACGAAGTACCGCCTTTACTTAAAATCGTCAAAATCATAA
- a CDS encoding NADH dehydrogenase-like protein SAV0941: MIQVRKPNVVILGAGYGGLMTTVRLQKLVGVNEANITLVNKHDYHYETTWLHEASAGTLHHDRVRYPIRDVIDRSKVKFVQDTVTKIVPGEKKVLLENGELTYDYLVIALGFESETFGIKGLKEYAFSIANVNAARQIREHIEYQFATYNTEEEKKDERLTIVVGGAGFTGIEFLGELVNRIPELCREYDVDPHKVRIICVEAAPTALPGFDPELVEYAVSQLERKGVEFKIGTAIKECTPDGIIVAKGDDVEEIKAGTVIWAAGVRGSRVIEESGFEAARARIKVDPYLRVPGHEDIFVVGDCSLVIDEETNRPYPPTAQIAMQEGQLCAKNLAALIRGQGELEPFKADIKGTVCSLGHDDAIGVVFGKKLWGTKASFMKKVVDNRALYLIGGASLVMKKGKFKFF, encoded by the coding sequence GTGATTCAAGTGAGAAAACCAAACGTTGTCATTTTAGGGGCTGGCTATGGCGGGCTCATGACGACCGTCCGCCTGCAAAAACTTGTCGGGGTGAACGAGGCGAACATTACGCTTGTCAACAAACACGACTACCATTATGAAACGACATGGCTCCATGAAGCGTCGGCTGGGACGCTGCACCATGACCGCGTCCGCTATCCGATCCGCGACGTCATTGATCGCAGCAAGGTGAAATTCGTCCAAGATACGGTGACGAAAATCGTGCCGGGCGAAAAGAAAGTGCTGCTTGAAAATGGCGAGCTGACGTACGATTATCTCGTCATCGCCCTCGGATTCGAATCGGAGACGTTCGGCATCAAAGGGCTGAAAGAGTACGCGTTCTCGATCGCCAACGTCAACGCGGCGCGGCAAATCCGCGAGCATATCGAGTACCAGTTTGCGACGTACAACACGGAAGAGGAAAAGAAAGACGAGCGGCTGACGATCGTGGTCGGCGGGGCCGGGTTCACCGGCATCGAGTTTTTGGGCGAGCTCGTCAACCGCATTCCGGAGCTGTGCCGCGAATATGACGTCGATCCGCACAAAGTGCGCATCATTTGCGTCGAAGCGGCGCCGACCGCGTTGCCGGGCTTCGATCCGGAGCTTGTCGAATACGCGGTGAGCCAGCTCGAGCGCAAAGGAGTGGAGTTTAAAATCGGCACCGCCATTAAAGAGTGCACGCCGGATGGCATCATTGTGGCGAAAGGTGATGATGTCGAGGAAATCAAAGCCGGCACGGTCATTTGGGCGGCGGGCGTGCGCGGCAGCCGCGTCATCGAGGAATCTGGGTTTGAAGCGGCGCGGGCGCGCATTAAAGTGGACCCGTACTTGCGTGTCCCGGGGCATGAAGACATTTTCGTCGTCGGCGACTGTTCGCTCGTCATTGATGAGGAAACGAACCGGCCGTACCCGCCGACGGCGCAAATCGCGATGCAGGAAGGCCAGCTGTGCGCGAAAAACTTGGCGGCGCTCATCCGTGGACAAGGAGAGCTCGAGCCGTTTAAAGCCGATATTAAAGGAACGGTCTGCTCGCTCGGCCATGACGATGCGATCGGCGTTGTGTTCGGCAAAAAGTTGTGGGGAACGAAAGCGAGCTTCATGAAAAAAGTCGTCGACAACCGCGCTTTGTATTTGATCGGCGGCGCATCGCTCGTCATGAAAAAAGGGAAATTCAAGTTTTTCTGA
- the yumC gene encoding Ferredoxin--NADP reductase 2, whose protein sequence is MKEDRNLYDVTIIGGGPTGMFAAFYGGLRQMKVKIIESLPQLGGQLAALYPEKYIYDVAGFPKVRAQELVNQLKEQMDLFSPTVCLNESVDTLEKQGDGTFKLVTNQQIHYSKTIIITAGNGAFQPRRLELENASQYEEKNLHYFISDLEQFAGKRVLVCGGGDSAVDWSLMLEPIAESVMIVHRRDKFRAHEHSVEQLMKSSVHVKTPFVPVELIGDDQGIRQVVLEHVKEGAKETVDVDAVVVNYGFISSLGPIKNWGLDIEKNAIKVNSRMETNIPGVYAAGDICTYDGKIKLIACGFGEAPIAISSAKTYIDPTARMQPAHSTSLF, encoded by the coding sequence GTGAAAGAGGATCGGAATCTTTATGACGTCACGATCATCGGCGGCGGGCCGACCGGGATGTTTGCCGCGTTTTACGGCGGCTTGCGGCAAATGAAAGTGAAAATTATCGAAAGCCTTCCACAGCTTGGAGGGCAGCTGGCTGCGTTGTATCCGGAAAAATACATATACGATGTCGCCGGGTTTCCGAAAGTGCGCGCCCAAGAGCTCGTCAACCAGCTGAAAGAGCAGATGGACCTATTTTCGCCGACCGTCTGCCTGAACGAGTCGGTCGACACGCTCGAAAAGCAGGGGGACGGAACGTTTAAACTCGTCACCAATCAACAAATCCATTATTCGAAAACGATCATCATCACCGCCGGAAACGGCGCCTTCCAGCCGCGCCGGCTCGAACTTGAGAACGCTTCCCAATACGAAGAGAAAAACTTGCATTACTTTATCAGCGATTTGGAGCAATTTGCCGGCAAGCGCGTGCTCGTCTGCGGCGGCGGCGATTCGGCCGTCGACTGGTCGCTCATGCTCGAACCGATCGCCGAAAGCGTCATGATTGTGCATCGCCGTGACAAATTCCGCGCCCATGAACATAGCGTCGAACAGTTGATGAAGTCAAGCGTGCACGTGAAAACGCCGTTTGTGCCGGTCGAGCTCATCGGCGATGACCAAGGCATCCGCCAGGTCGTCCTCGAGCATGTGAAAGAAGGCGCGAAAGAAACGGTCGATGTCGATGCCGTCGTGGTCAACTACGGCTTTATTTCGTCGCTCGGCCCGATCAAAAACTGGGGGCTTGACATCGAAAAAAATGCGATCAAAGTCAACTCGCGCATGGAAACGAACATTCCCGGCGTGTATGCGGCCGGCGACATTTGCACATACGACGGCAAAATCAAGCTGATCGCCTGCGGCTTCGGTGAAGCGCCGATCGCCATCAGCAGCGCGAAAACGTACATCGACCCGACGGCGCGGATGCAGCCGGCGCACTCCACGTCGCTCTTTTAA
- a CDS encoding Uncharacterized integral membrane protein has product MKGQLNLLLALVLALVIALMAVANVEQVTIHYLAGETRLPLIVVIFGSAIVGGLVVGMLGWVRLFSLQRRLKAAEKKNEELAALLEQTERLDTAAAKE; this is encoded by the coding sequence ATGAAAGGGCAGTTGAATTTGTTGCTGGCGCTCGTGTTGGCGCTTGTCATCGCCCTTATGGCAGTGGCCAATGTCGAGCAAGTGACGATCCATTATTTGGCCGGTGAAACCCGCCTGCCGCTCATTGTCGTCATTTTCGGGTCGGCTATTGTTGGCGGTCTCGTTGTCGGCATGCTTGGTTGGGTGCGCTTGTTCAGCTTGCAGCGGCGGTTGAAGGCGGCGGAAAAGAAAAATGAGGAACTGGCAGCGCTTTTGGAGCAAACAGAGCGGCTGGATACGGCGGCCGCGAAAGAATAG
- the erpA gene encoding Iron-sulfur cluster insertion protein erpA, protein MAEAIVTLTEAAAFQIKDMMKEQEEEHAYLRVGVHGGGCSGLSYGMGFEHERRDDDIEFEQHGIKILVDRDSAPILRGTVIDYKQSLLGGGFTINNPNAIATCGCGSSFRTATNAGTPEQC, encoded by the coding sequence ATGGCGGAAGCGATCGTGACGCTGACCGAAGCGGCGGCGTTTCAAATTAAGGACATGATGAAGGAGCAGGAAGAAGAGCACGCCTACCTGCGCGTCGGCGTCCATGGCGGCGGCTGCAGCGGGCTGTCGTACGGCATGGGCTTTGAGCACGAGCGACGCGATGATGATATTGAATTCGAACAGCACGGGATTAAAATTTTGGTCGACCGCGACAGCGCCCCGATTTTGCGCGGCACGGTCATCGACTACAAGCAGTCTTTGCTTGGCGGCGGGTTTACGATCAACAACCCGAACGCCATCGCAACATGCGGCTGCGGCTCGTCGTTCCGCACCGCAACGAACGCCGGCACGCCGGAGCAATGTTAG
- the dapF gene encoding Diaminopimelate epimerase, with amino-acid sequence MTEKRRMPASGILFNVYEKTGDIPILSTQRIYYTQKVKNFSGGHIVRSFSFTKMHGLGNSYIYVDLFRETLPEDELPAIARRVSDVNTGIGSDGLILICPSDEAPVKMRIFNSDGSEGKNCGNGLRCVAKYAYEHGLVRGRSFLIETLSGLVEAEVAVQNGKVASVTVDMGEPRLARSAIPMAGPEAAQVVAEPFVVNGREYTITAVSMGNPHVIFYVEDIDEAPVTTLGPLVEKDPRFPEGVNVEFVEVVNERELHFRVWERGSGVTQACGTGACAAVVASVLNGKTARGVETVVHLAGGDLRIVWGHDGRVRMTGPAETVCTGVYFYESGQNG; translated from the coding sequence TTGACTGAAAAAAGGAGGATGCCTGCAAGCGGCATCCTCTTCAATGTATATGAAAAAACGGGGGATATTCCTATTTTGTCCACACAAAGGATTTACTATACGCAAAAGGTGAAAAATTTTTCGGGAGGGCATATCGTGCGATCGTTTTCGTTTACGAAAATGCATGGGTTAGGAAATAGTTATATTTACGTCGATTTGTTTCGGGAAACGTTGCCGGAAGACGAGTTGCCGGCGATCGCCCGCCGCGTGTCGGATGTCAACACCGGCATCGGTTCGGATGGCTTGATCCTCATTTGCCCGTCCGATGAGGCGCCGGTGAAAATGCGCATCTTTAACAGCGACGGCTCGGAAGGGAAAAACTGCGGGAACGGCTTGCGCTGCGTGGCAAAATATGCGTATGAGCACGGCCTCGTCCGCGGCCGCTCGTTTTTGATTGAAACGCTCTCCGGGCTTGTCGAGGCGGAAGTCGCTGTCCAAAACGGCAAGGTAGCGAGCGTGACCGTCGATATGGGCGAACCGCGCCTCGCGCGGAGCGCTATTCCGATGGCTGGGCCGGAAGCGGCGCAGGTGGTCGCCGAGCCGTTTGTGGTAAACGGGCGCGAATATACGATTACCGCCGTTTCGATGGGAAACCCGCACGTCATTTTTTATGTCGAGGACATTGACGAAGCGCCGGTGACGACGCTCGGCCCGCTTGTCGAGAAAGATCCGCGCTTTCCGGAAGGGGTGAACGTCGAGTTTGTCGAAGTCGTCAATGAACGCGAGCTTCATTTCCGCGTCTGGGAGCGCGGCTCCGGCGTGACGCAGGCGTGTGGAACCGGAGCGTGCGCGGCTGTCGTCGCTTCGGTGTTGAACGGCAAAACGGCGCGCGGAGTGGAAACGGTCGTCCATTTGGCCGGCGGCGATTTGCGCATCGTCTGGGGGCATGACGGGCGTGTACGCATGACCGGGCCGGCGGAGACGGTGTGCACTGGCGTGTATTTTTACGAAAGCGGGCAGAACGGTTGA
- the yjlD gene encoding NADH dehydrogenase-like protein yjlD, producing the protein MRILQRLLPDALPNDIHIILIDRVPYHCLKTEYYALAAGTISDHHIRVPFPEHPQLTYQFGEVTAIDLDKQLVRLGDGSDVRYDDLVIGLGCEDKYHGVPGADVYTYSIQSIDKARAAYEALNNLPPKATVGIVGAGLSGVELASELAESRPDLHIKLFDRGERILPMFPKRLSDYVEGWFTDHRVEIVRHSNVTKVEPGVLYNHDEPVACDVIVWTAGIQPNRVVRELNVEKDKQGRVVLTKQHHIPGYENAYVVGDCASLPHSPSAQLAEAQAEQIVQVLQKRWNGEEPPSEFPPIKLKGILGSLGKKHGFGLVADRPLTGRVPRLLKSGILWMYKYHHGY; encoded by the coding sequence ATGCGCATTTTGCAGCGCCTCCTCCCGGATGCATTGCCGAATGACATTCATATTATCCTCATTGACCGCGTTCCATACCATTGTTTAAAAACGGAATATTACGCCTTGGCTGCAGGGACGATCAGCGACCACCATATTCGCGTCCCGTTTCCGGAGCATCCGCAGCTGACCTACCAGTTCGGCGAAGTCACCGCGATCGATTTGGACAAGCAGCTCGTCCGCCTCGGCGACGGAAGCGATGTCCGCTATGACGACCTCGTCATCGGGCTCGGCTGTGAAGACAAATACCACGGGGTGCCGGGCGCTGACGTCTACACGTACAGCATCCAGTCGATCGACAAAGCGCGCGCCGCGTATGAGGCGCTGAACAACTTGCCGCCCAAAGCGACGGTCGGCATCGTCGGCGCGGGGTTGAGCGGCGTCGAGCTGGCGAGCGAACTGGCGGAAAGCCGCCCCGACCTGCACATTAAGCTGTTTGACCGCGGCGAGCGCATTTTGCCGATGTTCCCGAAGCGGCTGAGCGATTATGTGGAAGGTTGGTTCACTGACCATCGGGTGGAAATCGTCCGCCATTCGAACGTCACAAAAGTCGAGCCGGGCGTCCTGTACAACCATGACGAACCGGTCGCGTGCGATGTCATCGTCTGGACGGCCGGCATTCAGCCGAACCGCGTCGTCCGCGAACTGAACGTTGAAAAAGATAAACAAGGCCGCGTCGTCTTGACGAAGCAGCACCACATCCCCGGCTATGAAAACGCCTACGTCGTCGGCGACTGTGCGAGCCTGCCGCATTCGCCGAGCGCCCAGCTCGCCGAAGCGCAGGCGGAGCAAATCGTCCAAGTGCTGCAAAAACGGTGGAACGGCGAAGAGCCGCCGAGCGAATTCCCGCCGATCAAGCTGAAAGGCATTCTCGGCTCACTCGGCAAAAAACACGGCTTCGGCCTCGTCGCGGACCGCCCGCTCACCGGACGCGTGCCGCGCCTGTTAAAGTCGGGCATTTTGTGGATGTACAAGTACCATCATGGGTATTAA
- the nfuA gene encoding Fe/S biogenesis protein nfuA has product MTDQEIKEQVQEVLDKLRPFLLRDGGDCELVDVEDGVVKLRLLGACGSCPSSTITLKAGIERALFEEVPGVVEVEQVF; this is encoded by the coding sequence ATGACGGATCAAGAAATCAAAGAACAAGTACAAGAAGTTTTAGATAAACTCCGTCCGTTCCTGCTTCGCGACGGCGGCGACTGCGAACTTGTCGATGTCGAAGACGGCGTTGTCAAACTCCGTCTCCTTGGCGCATGCGGCAGCTGCCCGAGCTCGACGATCACGCTGAAAGCGGGGATCGAACGCGCCTTGTTTGAAGAAGTGCCGGGCGTCGTTGAAGTGGAACAAGTGTTTTAA
- the thrB gene encoding Homoserine kinase yields the protein MKEDEMLKIIVPGSTANLGPGFDSVGLAVNRYLTLDVRLAEAWSFAPKTPEVSGIPRGTDNLVYEVADKVADAHGRRLPSCAVDVYSDIPFTRGLGSSAAAVVAGVELADALLELGLSREQKMEWAARYEGHPDNVGASLYGGLVIGCCREAGVDVVRVPEFDVEIVAIIPGYELETKKARGQLPAQWPRARAVEASAVSNVLVAALLTKNWKLAGRMMAADLFHQPYRKPLVPELARAEALAEEYGAIGAALSGAGPTVLVFAEPGQGERLAHQLRPHFPTCDIARLSVEPRGSRVYKLALEA from the coding sequence ATGAAAGAAGACGAGATGTTGAAAATCATCGTGCCGGGCAGCACGGCGAACTTAGGGCCCGGCTTTGACTCGGTCGGGCTCGCCGTCAACCGTTACTTGACGCTTGATGTTCGCTTGGCGGAAGCGTGGTCGTTTGCGCCCAAAACACCGGAAGTCAGCGGCATTCCGCGCGGGACGGACAATTTGGTGTACGAGGTGGCGGACAAGGTGGCGGACGCGCACGGCCGGCGGCTGCCGAGCTGCGCGGTCGATGTGTACAGCGACATTCCGTTTACGCGCGGGCTAGGCAGCAGCGCAGCGGCGGTCGTCGCCGGCGTGGAGCTCGCCGATGCGCTGCTCGAGCTAGGCCTGTCGCGCGAACAAAAGATGGAATGGGCGGCCCGCTATGAAGGGCATCCCGACAATGTCGGCGCCTCGCTGTACGGGGGGCTGGTCATCGGCTGCTGCCGCGAAGCGGGGGTGGATGTCGTCCGTGTGCCGGAATTTGATGTGGAGATCGTCGCCATTATCCCCGGTTATGAACTGGAAACGAAAAAAGCGCGCGGACAGCTGCCGGCCCAATGGCCGCGGGCGCGCGCCGTCGAGGCAAGCGCCGTCAGCAACGTCCTTGTCGCCGCCTTGCTCACGAAAAACTGGAAGCTCGCCGGCCGGATGATGGCGGCCGATTTGTTCCACCAGCCGTACCGGAAACCGCTCGTTCCGGAGCTGGCGCGGGCCGAGGCGCTTGCCGAGGAATACGGAGCGATCGGCGCGGCGCTGAGCGGGGCGGGGCCGACAGTGCTCGTCTTTGCCGAACCGGGTCAAGGAGAGCGGCTGGCGCACCAGCTGCGCCCGCATTTTCCGACGTGCGACATCGCGCGTCTTTCCGTCGAGCCGCGCGGCAGCCGCGTCTACAAGCTGGCGCTTGAAGCTTGA
- the thrC_2 gene encoding Threonine synthase, which produces MAWNGLLDAYGEFLPLTAATPRLSLCEGNTPLIPLPRLSEELGITLYVKVEGANPTGSFKDRGMVMAVAKAKEEGSHTIICASTGNTSASAAAYAARAGMRCLVVVPNGKIALGKLAQAAMYGAEIFAIDGNFDEALKMVRRLSETAPITLVNSVNPHRIEGQKTAAFEVCDQLGRAPDVLAIPVGNAGNITAYWKGFKEYHAAKGTGLPQMRGFEAEGAAAIVRNRVIEQPETVATAIRIGNPASWEKAVEAANESRGKIDEVSDAEILAAYKRLARTEGIFAEPASCAAIAGVIKQRERNEIERGSLVVAVLTGNGLKDPAIALETAAIEPVVLPNDERAVLERLQGVVRT; this is translated from the coding sequence ATGGCATGGAACGGGCTGCTTGACGCCTACGGCGAGTTTTTGCCGCTCACGGCGGCGACGCCGAGGCTGTCGCTTTGCGAAGGGAACACGCCGCTCATTCCGCTGCCGCGCCTGTCGGAAGAGCTTGGGATCACCTTGTATGTCAAGGTTGAAGGGGCGAACCCGACCGGTTCGTTTAAAGACCGCGGCATGGTGATGGCGGTGGCGAAAGCGAAAGAGGAAGGAAGCCATACGATCATTTGCGCGTCAACCGGCAACACGTCGGCGTCGGCGGCCGCCTATGCGGCGCGCGCCGGCATGCGTTGCCTCGTCGTTGTGCCGAACGGGAAAATCGCGCTTGGCAAACTGGCGCAAGCGGCGATGTACGGCGCGGAGATTTTCGCGATTGACGGCAACTTTGACGAGGCGCTGAAAATGGTGCGCCGCCTGAGCGAAACGGCGCCGATTACGCTTGTCAACTCGGTCAATCCGCACCGGATCGAAGGGCAGAAAACGGCGGCGTTCGAAGTGTGCGACCAGCTTGGCCGCGCCCCGGACGTGCTCGCCATTCCGGTCGGCAACGCCGGCAACATCACCGCCTATTGGAAAGGGTTTAAAGAGTACCATGCGGCCAAAGGGACGGGGCTGCCGCAAATGCGCGGCTTTGAAGCGGAAGGAGCGGCAGCGATCGTCCGCAACCGGGTGATTGAACAGCCGGAAACGGTGGCGACGGCGATCCGCATCGGCAATCCGGCGAGCTGGGAAAAAGCGGTCGAGGCCGCCAACGAATCGCGCGGAAAAATCGATGAGGTGAGCGATGCCGAAATTTTGGCCGCCTACAAGCGGCTCGCCCGGACGGAAGGCATTTTTGCCGAGCCGGCATCATGCGCGGCCATCGCCGGGGTCATCAAACAGCGCGAACGGAACGAAATCGAACGCGGCAGCCTCGTCGTGGCGGTTTTGACCGGCAACGGCTTGAAAGACCCGGCCATCGCCTTGGAGACGGCGGCGATTGAGCCGGTCGTGCTGCCGAATGACGAACGAGCCGTCTTGGAGCGTTTGCAAGGGGTTGTCCGCACATGA
- the hom gene encoding Homoserine dehydrogenase, with product MEKPILVGLLGLGTVGSGVVKIIENHQEKLMHQVGCPVKVKKILVRDVHKPRDVAVDPALLTTSAADVIDDPDINVIIEVMGGVEETKEWLLRALRQGKHVVTANKDLMAVYGSELLRVAAEHRCDLFYEASVAGGIPILRSLVDGLASDRITKLMGIVNGTTNYILTKMSQNGASYEAVLAEAQALGFAEADPTSDVEGLDAARKMAILARLGFSMDIDLDDVQVKGITEVTEEDLNYGKRLGYTMKLIGIAQRDGQKVEVSVQPTFLPDSHPLASVHNEYNAVYVYGEAVGETMFYGPGAGSLPTATAVVSDLVAVMKNMRLGVNGHSAVAPQYEKQLKAPAEIFSKYFLRIHVKDQVGAFAKITTLFSQRGVSFEKILQLPLKENGLAEIVIVTHDASQQDYEDILQQLGDLEIVERVQSSYRVEGEKR from the coding sequence ATGGAAAAACCAATTTTGGTCGGATTGTTAGGACTAGGAACGGTCGGGAGCGGCGTGGTGAAAATTATCGAAAACCACCAGGAAAAATTGATGCACCAAGTCGGCTGTCCGGTGAAGGTGAAAAAAATCCTCGTCCGTGACGTACATAAGCCGCGCGATGTCGCCGTCGACCCCGCATTGTTGACGACAAGCGCCGCCGACGTGATCGACGACCCGGACATCAATGTCATCATCGAGGTGATGGGCGGCGTCGAGGAGACGAAAGAGTGGCTGTTGCGGGCGCTCCGCCAAGGGAAGCACGTGGTGACCGCGAACAAAGATTTAATGGCTGTCTACGGTTCAGAGCTGCTTCGGGTGGCGGCGGAGCACCGTTGCGATTTGTTTTATGAAGCGAGCGTCGCCGGCGGCATTCCGATTTTGCGCAGCCTGGTCGACGGCTTGGCGTCCGACCGGATCACCAAGCTCATGGGCATCGTGAACGGAACGACGAACTACATTTTGACGAAAATGTCGCAAAACGGCGCTTCGTATGAAGCCGTGCTGGCGGAAGCGCAGGCGCTCGGGTTCGCCGAGGCCGATCCGACGTCAGACGTGGAAGGGCTCGATGCGGCGCGAAAAATGGCGATTTTGGCCCGCCTCGGCTTTTCGATGGACATCGACTTGGACGATGTGCAAGTGAAAGGAATCACCGAAGTGACCGAGGAAGACTTGAACTACGGGAAGCGGCTTGGCTACACGATGAAATTGATCGGCATCGCCCAGCGCGACGGGCAGAAGGTCGAAGTGAGCGTCCAGCCGACGTTTTTGCCGGATTCGCACCCGCTTGCGTCGGTGCATAACGAATACAACGCCGTCTATGTGTATGGCGAAGCGGTCGGGGAGACGATGTTTTACGGGCCGGGGGCGGGCAGCCTGCCGACGGCGACAGCCGTTGTCTCCGATCTGGTCGCGGTGATGAAAAACATGCGCCTTGGCGTCAACGGCCATTCCGCGGTCGCCCCGCAATATGAAAAGCAATTGAAAGCGCCAGCGGAAATTTTCTCAAAATACTTTTTGCGCATTCATGTGAAAGACCAAGTCGGTGCATTTGCGAAAATTACGACGCTGTTTTCGCAGCGCGGGGTGAGCTTTGAGAAAATTTTGCAGCTGCCGCTGAAAGAAAACGGTCTGGCGGAAATCGTGATCGTGACGCATGACGCCTCGCAGCAAGACTACGAAGACATTTTGCAGCAGCTGGGCGATTTGGAGATCGTCGAGCGCGTCCAAAGTTCGTATCGGGTGGAAGGGGAGAAACGGTAA